One stretch of Dissulfurimicrobium hydrothermale DNA includes these proteins:
- a CDS encoding sigma-70 family RNA polymerase sigma factor translates to MTNDKITGKKKKSDADVYLSRLLEIGRQGPITYEKLNNLLPDDVKEPEQIEKIFDLLCKNNIEIIEDSDIEGVVGAAKGLPGIPEEDVEMAEIDVDVADLEISDTDISVEAAPAVMEMGEYSETEEITTTYLREMGRYELLTPEREEELSRTIRDGFNSIIFAIMEYESEWPELEALKEQIRIWRRRDPSLKPKKHQLNHLVKTVSEICAQHPDDASLSELLAFIKENSQKVERAKDQMINANLRLVVSIAKRYMHQGLSLADLIQEGNMGLMRAVFRFDYTKGNKFSTYASWWIRQAITRAILDKTRTIRLPVHFLELRSQFFKAFYALVKELGREPAPLEISERTGLPMEKIYSILEASREPVSLETPVGDEDSTLGDFIENRDAASPYETVKEKELTERVKGILATLSPREEKIIRLRFGIGEDSEYTLEEIGKRFNVSRERIRQIEKKALNRLRHSSRKDRLRYFLE, encoded by the coding sequence ATGACAAACGACAAGATCACCGGCAAGAAAAAGAAATCTGATGCAGATGTCTATCTCAGCCGTCTGCTTGAGATCGGGCGGCAGGGCCCTATTACCTATGAGAAGCTGAACAACCTCCTGCCCGACGATGTCAAGGAGCCTGAACAGATCGAAAAGATATTCGATCTGTTGTGTAAAAACAACATAGAGATCATAGAAGACAGCGATATAGAAGGTGTGGTCGGGGCGGCTAAAGGACTGCCTGGCATCCCGGAGGAAGATGTAGAGATGGCGGAGATAGATGTCGATGTGGCCGACCTCGAGATTTCTGATACCGACATAAGCGTTGAAGCGGCCCCAGCCGTGATGGAGATGGGGGAATATTCTGAGACCGAGGAGATTACAACTACTTATCTCAGGGAGATGGGGCGCTATGAACTCTTGACACCCGAGAGGGAAGAGGAACTGAGCCGCACGATACGGGACGGTTTTAACAGCATCATATTTGCCATAATGGAGTACGAATCGGAGTGGCCTGAGCTTGAGGCGCTGAAGGAGCAGATACGCATATGGAGGCGCCGCGACCCATCCCTCAAACCCAAGAAGCACCAGCTCAATCACCTTGTAAAGACAGTAAGCGAGATATGCGCCCAACACCCTGATGATGCATCATTAAGCGAGCTTCTGGCCTTTATCAAGGAAAACAGCCAGAAGGTGGAAAGGGCCAAGGACCAGATGATCAATGCAAACCTGCGCCTTGTGGTGAGCATCGCCAAGCGCTATATGCATCAGGGTCTTTCCTTGGCTGATCTTATTCAAGAAGGCAATATGGGGCTTATGCGTGCAGTCTTCAGGTTTGACTATACAAAGGGTAACAAGTTTTCCACCTATGCCAGTTGGTGGATACGCCAAGCCATTACAAGGGCTATCCTTGACAAAACCCGAACTATCCGCCTCCCGGTCCATTTTTTGGAACTCAGGAGCCAGTTTTTTAAGGCCTTTTATGCCTTAGTGAAGGAGCTCGGCAGGGAACCGGCGCCGCTCGAGATATCCGAACGGACAGGACTTCCCATGGAGAAGATATATTCAATCCTTGAGGCCTCAAGGGAGCCGGTATCGCTTGAGACGCCAGTCGGCGATGAAGACAGCACCCTTGGCGACTTTATAGAGAATAGAGACGCCGCATCTCCTTATGAGACCGTCAAGGAAAAGGAGCTTACCGAGCGTGTTAAGGGCATACTCGCCACGCTCTCTCCACGCGAGGAAAAGATTATAAGGCTGCGTTTCGGCATAGGAGAAGACAGCGAATACACACTTGAGGAGATCGGCAAGCGCTTTAATGTCTCCCGTGAGCGTATCCGTCAGATAGAGAAAAAGGCCTTAAACCGCCTCAGGCACTCAAGCCGCAAGGACAGGCTGAGATACTTTCTTGAGTAG
- a CDS encoding YtxH domain-containing protein translates to MSCDEKFSAGSVVAAFLLGGAVGAGLAILFTPKSGPETRERLLERANYLRERAGEAADEVKEKAAGLLEKGKEFIEEKKTILESAIDAGKEAMEREKERFVSRFKKEGEEV, encoded by the coding sequence ATGAGTTGTGATGAGAAATTTTCAGCCGGCAGTGTGGTGGCGGCGTTTTTACTTGGAGGTGCAGTAGGTGCGGGACTTGCCATATTGTTTACCCCAAAATCAGGTCCTGAAACCAGGGAACGTCTTTTGGAGCGGGCTAACTACCTGCGTGAGCGGGCAGGCGAAGCGGCGGACGAGGTGAAGGAAAAGGCAGCAGGCCTCCTAGAAAAGGGTAAGGAGTTTATCGAAGAAAAAAAGACGATACTGGAATCCGCTATCGACGCCGGTAAGGAGGCCATGGAGAGGGAAAAGGAGCGTTTTGTGTCCAGGTTTAAAAAGGAAGGGGAAGAGGTCTAA
- a CDS encoding D-alanine--D-alanine ligase family protein yields MPANSDQTICKKDKRLRLALICGGRSAEREVSLKGAEEIKRALNPSRYEVMIYDPAIDISRLVHDAPKLDAAFILLHGRLGEDGTIQGLLDLIGLPYQGSGVLGSALAMDKHLSKVIYRSAGIQTPAWILIEKDEQPTEKEIIKCIGLPLMIKPATQGSSVGMSKVVCPEDLKPAIDEAFRWDKKVIAEAFIHGREITGAVLGLEKPEALPIIEIRPGEGHGFFDYQAKYQEGASREICPAELPNDVAEEARRLAIMTHKALNLSGYSRTDMIVNTDNCIFVLETNTIPGMTRTSLFPQAARAAGISFSELLDRLIAMAISKGKSRSHD; encoded by the coding sequence ATGCCCGCTAATTCAGATCAAACAATATGCAAAAAGGACAAACGGCTGCGCCTCGCGCTCATCTGCGGCGGACGCTCCGCCGAACGCGAGGTCTCGCTTAAGGGTGCCGAGGAGATAAAAAGGGCGTTAAACCCATCGCGCTATGAGGTCATGATCTATGACCCAGCCATTGACATAAGTCGACTCGTCCATGATGCACCCAAGCTGGATGCGGCGTTTATCCTGCTTCACGGCAGACTCGGTGAAGACGGGACGATACAAGGCCTCCTGGATCTCATCGGGCTCCCTTATCAGGGATCAGGGGTCCTTGGAAGCGCCCTCGCCATGGATAAACACCTGAGCAAGGTCATCTACAGATCGGCAGGCATCCAGACGCCAGCTTGGATTCTAATAGAAAAGGACGAACAGCCCACCGAAAAAGAGATCATAAAATGTATCGGTCTGCCGCTAATGATAAAACCGGCAACACAGGGTTCAAGCGTGGGCATGAGCAAGGTCGTATGCCCCGAGGATCTGAAACCGGCAATCGATGAGGCGTTCAGGTGGGACAAAAAGGTGATAGCAGAGGCGTTCATCCATGGCCGCGAGATCACCGGGGCCGTGCTGGGCCTTGAAAAACCTGAGGCCTTGCCCATTATTGAAATACGCCCGGGTGAAGGCCATGGTTTCTTTGACTATCAGGCGAAGTACCAGGAAGGGGCATCGCGCGAAATATGCCCGGCCGAACTGCCGAACGATGTCGCAGAGGAGGCACGGCGCCTAGCCATAATGACACACAAGGCCCTTAATCTCTCGGGCTACAGCCGTACAGATATGATAGTGAACACCGACAACTGTATATTCGTGCTTGAAACCAACACCATCCCCGGCATGACGCGGACAAGCCTATTTCCGCAGGCGGCAAGGGCCGCCGGGATATCCTTCAGTGAGCTCCTCGACAGACTGATAGCCATGGCTATATCCAAAGGTAAGAGCCGATCCCATGATTAA
- a CDS encoding NAD(+)/NADH kinase has product MIKAISLIVKRGAELPERMGERLRISLEARGVSVTVGEVDPGTSAVVVLGGDGTLLHVAGKAYIHNLPLLGINMGTLGFLTEVSIEEMDAAIDILLTGHFKLDRRIMLSVKAIENGNKSVFECYALNEAIITRKNPGGIIDIPTRVNEVFLTSYRGDGLIIATPTGSTAYNLSAGGPIIHPDMEAVILTPICPFALNARPFIVSSDAEISILIREDQKGVRLVVDGHAGFDFEEGGRIEIRRAKGYLRLVRSPSRDYFTILREKLGWSKGVGI; this is encoded by the coding sequence ATGATTAAGGCCATAAGTCTGATAGTCAAACGCGGGGCCGAACTACCGGAAAGGATGGGTGAAAGACTTCGTATCAGCCTTGAGGCAAGGGGCGTCTCTGTAACGGTGGGCGAGGTTGACCCAGGGACCTCAGCAGTGGTCGTCCTTGGAGGCGATGGGACCCTGCTCCATGTAGCAGGCAAGGCCTATATCCATAATCTGCCCCTCCTCGGAATAAACATGGGGACACTTGGCTTCCTTACTGAGGTCTCCATTGAAGAGATGGACGCCGCCATAGACATATTATTGACCGGGCACTTCAAGCTTGACAGGCGAATCATGCTCTCGGTCAAAGCGATTGAAAATGGAAACAAATCGGTTTTTGAATGTTACGCCTTGAATGAGGCGATAATAACAAGGAAAAACCCCGGCGGCATCATAGACATCCCTACACGGGTGAACGAGGTGTTTCTTACCTCATATCGTGGCGACGGCCTCATCATAGCCACCCCGACCGGCTCCACCGCCTATAACCTCTCTGCAGGCGGACCGATAATCCACCCGGACATGGAGGCCGTCATCCTGACACCAATATGCCCGTTCGCCCTTAACGCAAGGCCGTTCATCGTCTCTTCAGACGCAGAGATATCCATCTTGATACGAGAAGATCAAAAGGGTGTAAGACTTGTAGTAGATGGCCATGCAGGTTTCGATTTTGAAGAAGGCGGCAGAATAGAGATACGAAGGGCAAAGGGATACTTAAGGCTTGTCCGCTCCCCTTCCAGGGATTATTTCACAATATTAAGGGAGAAACTCGGGTGGTCCAAGGGAGTCGGGATCTGA